The Haloarchaeobius amylolyticus genome window below encodes:
- a CDS encoding VOC family protein: protein MSDQQQAPVTDELPDSPFHTTGTDHITIWGSNEADTIEFYRDLLGMPLVLRQPNLDDPSQTHLFFDTGDGRILTFFVSDDRPSAQGVRGGVGAVHHLCFSVDPERYEAVMDALDEAGHHYNVFDRGIFHSIYTKDNNGLVIELSADKYDIPDDRRAEVLATTQRIREEDGAEYAKDEHMAAALEELGLDATPYDLPDASSGVGGVN, encoded by the coding sequence ATGAGCGACCAGCAGCAAGCACCCGTCACCGACGAACTGCCCGACAGCCCCTTCCACACGACAGGCACCGACCACATCACCATCTGGGGCAGCAACGAGGCGGACACCATCGAGTTCTACCGCGACCTGCTCGGGATGCCACTCGTGCTCCGGCAGCCGAACCTCGACGACCCGTCCCAGACCCACCTGTTCTTCGACACCGGCGACGGCCGCATCCTCACCTTCTTCGTGAGCGACGACCGGCCCTCGGCCCAGGGGGTTCGCGGTGGCGTCGGCGCGGTCCACCACCTCTGCTTCAGCGTCGACCCGGAGCGCTACGAGGCGGTCATGGACGCGCTGGACGAGGCCGGGCACCACTACAACGTGTTCGACCGGGGTATCTTCCACTCCATCTACACCAAGGACAACAACGGGCTCGTCATCGAACTCTCGGCCGACAAGTACGACATTCCGGACGACCGCCGCGCCGAGGTGCTGGCGACGACCCAGCGCATCCGCGAGGAGGACGGGGCCGAGTACGCCAAGGACGAGCACATGGCGGCCGCCCTCGAGGAACTCGGACTGGACGCGACGCCCTACGACCTGCCCGACGCGTCGTCGGGCGTCGGCGGCGTGAACTGA
- a CDS encoding universal stress protein — protein MTRRVLVPVQVLKGETVSPGVAEVLADVPVVLLGYHVLPEQTPPGQGKLEFEEQAQNKLEDVVELFEEYDASLETRIVFTHDAEKTIDRVADEAHCDAYLLPNPTPQVEKVLVPVHPKVAVDRVVDYAVALLADQDASITVFATADDDETEAEREELVRAAIDRFRDHGVASERLDSRLELTDAPVRATATAATEFDLVVMGERAPSLRSVVFGEEVDQIAELSVGPVLVVRRPREPEPDEVVEAAEEAEAEREVMDAAEQEAVESVMEEDDADAEDEDTDEPRS, from the coding sequence ATGACCCGACGCGTGCTCGTCCCGGTGCAGGTGTTGAAAGGGGAGACCGTCTCGCCAGGGGTGGCCGAGGTCCTCGCGGACGTGCCGGTCGTCCTGCTTGGCTACCACGTCCTCCCCGAGCAGACCCCGCCCGGGCAGGGGAAACTGGAGTTCGAGGAACAGGCACAGAACAAGCTCGAGGACGTCGTCGAACTGTTCGAGGAGTACGACGCGAGCCTCGAGACGCGCATCGTCTTCACCCACGACGCGGAGAAGACCATCGACCGCGTCGCCGACGAGGCCCACTGTGACGCGTACCTGCTCCCGAACCCGACCCCGCAGGTCGAGAAGGTGCTCGTCCCGGTCCACCCGAAGGTGGCGGTCGACCGCGTCGTCGACTACGCGGTGGCCCTCCTCGCGGACCAGGACGCGAGCATCACCGTCTTCGCGACGGCCGACGACGACGAGACCGAGGCCGAGCGCGAGGAACTCGTCCGGGCCGCCATCGACCGCTTCCGCGACCACGGCGTCGCGTCGGAGCGCCTCGACAGCCGCCTGGAGCTGACCGACGCCCCGGTCCGGGCGACCGCGACCGCCGCGACCGAGTTCGACCTCGTCGTGATGGGCGAGCGCGCCCCGTCGCTCCGGTCGGTCGTCTTCGGCGAGGAGGTCGACCAGATCGCCGAACTGTCGGTCGGGCCGGTGCTGGTCGTCCGGCGGCCGCGCGAGCCAGAACCGGACGAGGTGGTGGAGGCGGCCGAGGAGGCGGAGGCCGAGCGCGAGGTGATGGACGCCGCCGAACAGGAGGCCGTCGAGTCCGTGATGGAGGAGGACGACGCCGACGCCGAGGACGAAGATACCGACGAGCCCCGGTCGTAG
- a CDS encoding APC family permease — protein MSVDPAARPEPETDAGAVTEEATVHEEGVELERTIGLRGAMAIGVGTMIGAGIFVFPGLAAGQAGPAAALSFAIGAVIALLVAVPTAELATAMPKSGGGYYFISRGLGTLFGAVVGLSVWLGLVFASAFYLVGFGNYAAAVLAEVGVNAGGLVIPLGLAFAVLLTALSLTGTENATKLQNVVVGLLLVILTGFLTYGGLDALGVFGRSSTPEEFFRFGVGPVFSTAALVFTSYLGFAQVATVAGEVKDPARNLPLAMVGSVLLVGVFYVATIFVATSAFGSPRLEQFGETAMVEVARDFFGLGGAVAILLAGLLATLSSANASILSSSRAIYALSRDALVPERFRRLNLKYGTPHIALLSAGGPVLVLVATGQVEVLAEVASFLHLVMYGLMCVALVVIRRSPPEWYQPDFEVPFGPVIPVLGAVASFGLIYFMKPASQLIGLAVMLLSGGWYLYYARDVNLRGAV, from the coding sequence ATGTCAGTCGACCCAGCCGCCAGACCGGAGCCGGAGACCGACGCCGGCGCGGTCACAGAGGAGGCGACCGTCCACGAGGAGGGTGTCGAACTGGAGCGGACCATCGGGTTGCGCGGCGCGATGGCCATCGGCGTCGGGACGATGATCGGTGCGGGCATCTTCGTCTTCCCGGGGCTGGCGGCGGGGCAGGCCGGCCCGGCCGCCGCCCTGTCGTTCGCCATCGGGGCGGTCATCGCCCTGCTGGTGGCGGTCCCGACGGCGGAGCTGGCCACCGCGATGCCGAAGTCGGGCGGTGGCTACTACTTCATCTCCCGCGGGCTCGGGACGCTGTTCGGGGCCGTCGTCGGCCTCTCGGTGTGGCTCGGTCTCGTGTTCGCGTCGGCGTTCTACCTCGTCGGCTTCGGGAACTACGCCGCGGCCGTCCTCGCGGAGGTGGGCGTGAACGCCGGCGGGCTCGTGATCCCACTCGGCCTCGCCTTCGCCGTCCTGCTCACGGCCCTCTCGCTGACGGGGACCGAGAACGCGACGAAGCTCCAGAACGTCGTCGTCGGCCTGTTGCTCGTCATCCTCACCGGGTTCCTCACGTACGGTGGCCTCGACGCCCTCGGGGTGTTCGGGCGGTCCTCGACCCCCGAGGAGTTCTTCCGGTTCGGCGTCGGGCCGGTGTTCTCGACCGCGGCGCTCGTGTTCACCTCGTATCTGGGGTTCGCACAGGTCGCGACCGTCGCGGGCGAGGTGAAGGACCCGGCGCGGAACCTCCCGCTGGCGATGGTCGGCTCGGTGCTGCTCGTGGGCGTGTTCTACGTCGCGACCATCTTCGTGGCGACCAGCGCGTTCGGCAGCCCCCGGCTGGAGCAGTTCGGGGAGACCGCGATGGTCGAGGTCGCCCGCGACTTCTTCGGGCTGGGTGGCGCGGTCGCCATCCTCCTCGCCGGGCTGCTCGCGACGCTCTCGTCGGCGAACGCGAGCATCCTCTCGTCCTCGCGTGCCATCTACGCGTTGAGCCGTGACGCCCTCGTCCCCGAGCGGTTCCGCCGCCTGAACCTGAAGTACGGCACCCCGCACATCGCCCTGCTCTCGGCGGGTGGGCCGGTGCTCGTGCTGGTCGCGACCGGGCAGGTCGAGGTCCTCGCGGAGGTCGCCTCGTTCCTCCACCTCGTGATGTACGGGCTGATGTGCGTCGCGCTGGTCGTCATCCGGCGGTCGCCGCCGGAGTGGTACCAGCCGGACTTCGAGGTACCGTTCGGTCCCGTGATTCCGGTCCTCGGCGCGGTCGCGAGCTTCGGCCTCATCTACTTCATGAAGCCGGCCTCGCAGCTCATCGGGCTCGCCGTCATGCTGCTGTCCGGTGGATGGTACCTGTATTATGCCCGCGACGTGAACCTGCGAGGTGCCGTATGA
- a CDS encoding cupin domain-containing protein, with protein sequence MQPDSVARPTVEAPRSGKRVRYLATAEETDGEYARFEMWLEPPPNSHGPMRHVHPEQDEYLAVEAGTLGVWHDGTSRRLGPGEDVTIPAGDPHRFWNAGEDELHLVGEVRPALDTELFMYVTYGLGRDFPATSSGMPLNPLRLAPVVDEFDDLLFLAALPVWLQRLGVRALAPIARLLGYDHVYPEYVPAGRRDALDVD encoded by the coding sequence ATGCAGCCGGATTCCGTCGCGAGACCGACCGTCGAGGCCCCGCGGAGCGGGAAGCGTGTCCGGTACCTGGCCACCGCCGAGGAGACGGACGGGGAGTACGCCCGGTTCGAGATGTGGCTGGAGCCACCACCGAACTCCCACGGGCCGATGCGGCACGTCCACCCCGAACAGGACGAGTACCTGGCGGTCGAGGCGGGGACGCTGGGCGTCTGGCACGACGGGACGTCCCGGCGCCTCGGGCCGGGGGAGGACGTGACGATTCCGGCGGGCGACCCGCACCGGTTCTGGAACGCGGGCGAGGACGAACTGCACCTGGTCGGGGAGGTCCGGCCCGCACTCGACACGGAGCTGTTCATGTACGTCACGTACGGCCTCGGCCGTGATTTCCCGGCCACCTCGTCCGGGATGCCGCTCAACCCCCTGCGGCTGGCCCCGGTCGTCGACGAGTTCGACGACCTCCTCTTCCTCGCTGCCCTCCCGGTCTGGCTCCAGCGCCTCGGCGTCCGCGCCCTCGCACCGATCGCCCGCCTCCTCGGCTACGACCACGTCTACCCGGAGTACGTCCCGGCCGGCCGCCGCGACGCGCTCGACGTGGACTGA
- a CDS encoding DHH family phosphoesterase produces the protein MPADAPVPEMADRAAACAERLRGADEVLLSSHIDADGLTSAGVAASALERAGIPFEVNFEKQLDEEAIAAIAATDYDTVLFTDFGSGQLDVIAPYEDAGDFTPVIADHHQPADADTEYHLNPLLFGIDGGSELSGAGAAYVLARALEGDGDNRDLARLAVVGAVGDMQDTDGELHGANAGLVEDGVAAGVLEEGTDLAVYGKQTRELPKLLEYASDVVIPGITNDRNGAVQFLNDLDIEVRDGDDWKRWVDLDAAERQTVASGLVQRAVRSGVPADRIDRLVGTSYTLLAEPEGTELRDASEFSTLLNATARYERADVGLAVCLGDRGEALTAARELLRNHRKNLSEGLQFVKNEGTTKEDHVQWFHADDRIRETIVGIVAGMSLGASGIDRSRPIIAFANESAEEVKVSARGTGHLVRDGLDLSVVMREASQAVGGDGGGHVVAAGATIPRGQEDEFIAECDRVVGEQLGDG, from the coding sequence ATGCCAGCCGACGCCCCCGTTCCCGAGATGGCAGACCGCGCCGCCGCGTGCGCCGAGCGCTTACGCGGTGCCGACGAGGTGTTGCTCTCCTCGCACATCGACGCCGACGGCCTGACCAGCGCCGGCGTCGCCGCCAGCGCGCTGGAACGCGCCGGCATCCCCTTCGAGGTGAACTTCGAGAAACAGCTCGACGAGGAGGCCATCGCGGCCATCGCGGCGACCGACTACGACACCGTGCTGTTCACCGACTTCGGGAGCGGGCAACTGGACGTCATCGCCCCATACGAGGACGCGGGCGACTTCACGCCGGTCATCGCGGACCACCACCAGCCGGCCGACGCCGACACCGAGTACCACCTCAACCCCCTGCTGTTCGGCATCGACGGCGGGTCCGAACTCTCGGGAGCCGGTGCGGCGTACGTCCTCGCGCGGGCGCTGGAGGGCGACGGCGACAACCGCGACCTGGCCCGCCTCGCCGTGGTCGGGGCGGTCGGCGACATGCAGGACACCGACGGCGAACTCCACGGGGCGAACGCGGGCCTGGTCGAGGACGGTGTCGCGGCGGGCGTCCTCGAGGAGGGGACCGACCTCGCGGTGTACGGCAAGCAGACGCGCGAACTCCCCAAGCTCCTCGAATACGCCAGCGACGTGGTCATCCCGGGCATCACGAACGACCGGAACGGGGCGGTCCAGTTCCTGAACGACCTCGACATCGAGGTCAGAGACGGCGACGACTGGAAGCGCTGGGTCGACCTCGACGCGGCGGAGCGCCAGACCGTCGCCAGCGGCCTGGTCCAGCGCGCGGTGCGCTCGGGCGTCCCCGCGGACCGCATCGACCGGCTCGTCGGGACGAGCTACACGCTCCTCGCGGAACCCGAGGGCACCGAACTGCGCGACGCCAGCGAGTTCTCGACGCTGCTCAACGCGACCGCCCGGTACGAACGCGCCGACGTGGGCCTCGCGGTCTGTCTCGGTGACCGGGGCGAGGCGCTCACCGCGGCCCGCGAGCTGCTGCGCAACCACCGCAAGAACCTCTCGGAGGGCCTCCAGTTCGTCAAGAACGAGGGCACGACGAAGGAGGACCACGTCCAGTGGTTCCACGCCGACGACCGCATCCGCGAGACCATCGTCGGCATCGTCGCCGGGATGTCCCTCGGCGCGAGCGGTATCGACCGCAGCAGGCCCATCATCGCGTTCGCGAACGAGAGCGCCGAGGAGGTGAAGGTCTCCGCGCGCGGGACCGGCCACCTCGTCCGCGACGGCCTGGACCTCTCGGTCGTGATGCGCGAGGCGTCACAGGCCGTCGGCGGCGACGGGGGCGGGCACGTCGTCGCGGCCGGCGCGACGATTCCACGCGGGCAGGAAGACGAGTTCATCGCAGAGTGCGACCGGGTGGTCGGGGAGCAGTTGGGCGACGGATAG
- a CDS encoding metal-dependent hydrolase: MMAMTHALAGLLLATLVVQLGGGDPAAVVAAAVAGSVFPDLDIYAGHRKTLHFPVFGWFPAGLAVVLALAIPTTGTLALATFLVAAALHPVMDLYGGGLELRPWEGRSEKAVYSHYHGRWLAPRRLVPYDGSPRDLALAGALGVPALTLPEPVPPLVVVTIVVGGVYVALRKRLATLWSDLARALPPELRRHVPERFYE, encoded by the coding sequence ATGATGGCCATGACCCACGCGCTCGCGGGCCTCCTGCTCGCGACGCTCGTGGTCCAACTGGGCGGTGGCGACCCCGCCGCGGTCGTCGCGGCGGCGGTCGCCGGTAGCGTGTTCCCCGACCTGGACATCTACGCGGGCCACCGCAAGACGCTTCACTTCCCCGTCTTCGGCTGGTTCCCGGCCGGCCTCGCGGTCGTGCTCGCGCTCGCCATCCCGACGACGGGGACGCTCGCGCTCGCGACGTTCCTCGTCGCGGCGGCGCTGCACCCCGTGATGGACCTCTACGGCGGCGGCCTCGAACTCCGCCCGTGGGAGGGCCGGTCCGAGAAGGCGGTGTACAGCCACTACCACGGCCGCTGGCTCGCGCCGCGCCGGCTCGTCCCCTACGACGGCTCGCCGCGCGACCTCGCGCTGGCCGGCGCGCTGGGCGTGCCCGCCCTGACGCTCCCGGAACCGGTGCCGCCGCTGGTCGTCGTGACGATCGTGGTCGGCGGGGTGTACGTCGCCCTGCGAAAGCGGCTCGCGACGCTGTGGTCCGACCTGGCCCGGGCGCTCCCGCCGGAACTGCGGCGACACGTGCCCGAGCGGTTCTACGAGTAG
- a CDS encoding TVP38/TMEM64 family protein, with the protein MRPERFLAADADRRQLLVVLVLVAAGLVLGTVLTGRYLWFLRDPDALRDVVAGFGSLAPLAFVVLQTLQVVLAPVPGQVLAFAAGYLFGAGPGFVYSMLGATVGTYIALRLARRYGRPWVERVVAADALARFDQFLAEYGLAGVFVVFLLPGFPDDVICLAAGMSDLDVRKLVLVSVAGRTPGYLVLTLSGAGLAQEQVYVSVGLLVAAGVVGAGLYWRREALLARLAGLSGR; encoded by the coding sequence GTGCGACCGGAACGCTTCCTCGCGGCCGACGCGGACCGGCGACAGCTGCTCGTCGTGCTGGTGCTGGTCGCCGCCGGCCTCGTCCTCGGGACCGTCCTGACCGGCCGGTACCTCTGGTTCCTGCGCGACCCCGACGCCCTCCGGGACGTGGTCGCTGGGTTCGGCTCGCTCGCGCCACTGGCGTTCGTCGTGCTCCAGACCCTGCAGGTCGTGCTCGCGCCGGTGCCGGGGCAGGTACTCGCGTTCGCCGCGGGCTACCTGTTCGGGGCGGGCCCCGGCTTCGTCTACAGTATGCTCGGTGCGACCGTCGGGACCTACATCGCCCTCCGGCTGGCCCGACGCTACGGCCGACCCTGGGTGGAGCGGGTCGTCGCGGCCGACGCGCTCGCCCGCTTCGACCAGTTCCTCGCCGAGTACGGCCTCGCGGGCGTGTTCGTGGTCTTCCTGCTGCCCGGCTTCCCCGACGACGTCATCTGCCTCGCGGCCGGGATGAGCGACCTCGACGTGCGCAAACTGGTGCTCGTCTCGGTGGCCGGCCGGACGCCCGGCTACCTGGTGCTGACGCTCTCGGGCGCGGGTCTGGCGCAGGAACAGGTGTACGTCTCGGTCGGGTTGCTGGTCGCCGCGGGCGTCGTCGGCGCCGGGCTGTACTGGCGTCGAGAGGCCCTGCTGGCCCGGCTCGCAGGGCTTTCGGGGCGGTAG
- a CDS encoding DUF2270 domain-containing protein, translating to MTADDEPFDPSSEEARDIGAGLLEADMGPSSSLAHLYRGEIHRMKFWRERLDRTTNWAVTTLAAILTFAFASPDHPHYLILIAGVMLSTFLVMEARRYRGYDMWRSRVRVLQENVFAKGLDPSVPVADPEWRRKLARDYRTPVIKISFEEALAHRLRRVYLPLFTILGVAWLARVFVVPTERPWPETAAVGRLSGEVVTVMVGLAYVTLVVIALRPRTWKAKGELREEDVAVWDD from the coding sequence ATGACGGCGGACGACGAGCCCTTCGACCCGAGCAGCGAGGAGGCTCGCGACATCGGTGCCGGCCTGCTCGAGGCGGACATGGGGCCGAGTTCGTCGCTGGCGCACCTCTACCGTGGCGAGATACACCGGATGAAGTTCTGGCGCGAGCGACTGGACCGCACCACGAACTGGGCGGTCACCACCCTCGCGGCCATCCTGACCTTCGCGTTCGCCAGTCCCGACCACCCCCACTACCTCATCCTCATCGCGGGCGTGATGCTCTCGACGTTCCTCGTGATGGAGGCCCGGCGCTACCGCGGCTACGACATGTGGCGCTCGCGGGTCCGGGTCCTCCAGGAGAACGTCTTCGCGAAGGGGCTGGACCCGTCGGTGCCGGTCGCGGACCCCGAGTGGCGCCGAAAGCTCGCCCGGGACTACCGCACGCCGGTCATCAAGATCTCCTTCGAGGAGGCCCTGGCCCACCGGCTCCGCCGGGTGTACCTCCCGCTGTTCACCATCCTCGGCGTGGCGTGGCTGGCGCGGGTGTTCGTCGTCCCGACCGAGCGCCCGTGGCCCGAGACGGCCGCCGTCGGCCGGCTCTCCGGCGAGGTCGTCACCGTGATGGTCGGGCTCGCCTACGTCACCCTCGTCGTCATCGCGCTCCGGCCCCGCACCTGGAAGGCGAAGGGCGAACTCCGCGAGGAGGACGTCGCGGTCTGGGACGACTGA
- a CDS encoding helix-turn-helix domain-containing protein — translation MANSMREYLQQDMECEGLLECIHGLKELDKEVFSTIVESPEALTVDEIADRVDRERSTAYRAIKRLQQSGFVQQEQVNYEQGGYYHVYQPVDPDQIADDMQRMLNDWYAKMGNLIGEFREKYDETAQLQQAAE, via the coding sequence ATGGCCAACTCGATGCGGGAGTACCTGCAGCAGGACATGGAGTGCGAGGGCCTGCTGGAGTGTATCCACGGACTCAAGGAACTGGACAAGGAGGTGTTCTCGACCATCGTCGAGAGCCCCGAGGCGCTGACCGTCGACGAGATCGCAGACCGCGTCGACCGCGAGCGCTCGACCGCCTACCGGGCGATCAAGCGCCTGCAGCAGTCGGGCTTCGTCCAGCAGGAACAGGTGAACTACGAGCAGGGCGGCTACTACCACGTCTACCAGCCGGTCGACCCCGACCAGATCGCCGACGACATGCAGCGCATGCTCAACGACTGGTACGCCAAGATGGGCAACCTCATCGGGGAGTTCCGCGAGAAGTACGACGAGACCGCCCAGCTCCAGCAGGCGGCCGAGTAG
- a CDS encoding helix-turn-helix domain-containing protein, producing MPDSMREYLEQDMECEGLLECGHGLGDLDLAVFRTLAESPEPLSIDEVAVATDRERSTAYRAIQRLVDAGFVQKQQVNYADGGYYHVYHAADPERVADDMQRMLNDWYAKMGMLVGEFREKYAEAASEGASEGASD from the coding sequence ATGCCCGATTCGATGCGCGAATACCTGGAACAGGACATGGAGTGCGAAGGGTTACTGGAGTGTGGTCACGGTCTCGGCGACCTCGACCTGGCGGTGTTCCGGACGCTCGCCGAGAGCCCGGAGCCGCTCTCTATCGACGAGGTCGCGGTCGCGACCGACCGCGAACGCTCGACCGCCTACCGGGCCATCCAGCGGCTCGTCGACGCCGGCTTCGTCCAGAAGCAGCAGGTCAACTACGCCGACGGTGGCTACTACCACGTCTACCACGCGGCCGACCCGGAACGGGTCGCAGACGACATGCAGCGCATGCTCAACGACTGGTACGCCAAGATGGGCATGCTGGTCGGCGAGTTCCGCGAGAAGTACGCGGAGGCGGCCAGTGAGGGGGCCTCGGAGGGGGCCTCGGACTGA
- a CDS encoding MBL fold metallo-hydrolase, producing MDPDALPTTDIDVDELSPDELKARIDAGEDVTILDARMESDFSEWHIEGENVDIANVPYFEFLEDEVPEDVLDRVPEGDPLVVLCAKGGASEFVAGKLAEDGRDVVHLEEGMNGWARIYERVEVSRYDGPGKLYQYQRPSSGCLAYMLVSVGEAAVIDPLREFTDRYLADAADLDADLRYAIDTHIHADHISGVRNLADEGVTGVIPANAVPRGVTYADEMETAGDGDVLEVGAAEIETVYTPGHTSGMTSYLVGDSLLATGDGLFTESVARPDLEEGDEGAPDAAKQLYDTLQTKVLTQDDDVLIGGAHFSDAATPADDGTYTAPIGELVETMDALTMDEDDFVDLVLSDMPPRPANYVDIIETNLGQQDASDEEAFELELGPNNCAASQDALTSD from the coding sequence ATGGACCCTGACGCGTTACCCACGACAGACATCGACGTCGACGAACTGAGTCCCGACGAACTGAAGGCCCGCATCGACGCGGGGGAGGACGTGACCATCCTCGACGCCCGCATGGAGAGCGACTTCTCCGAGTGGCACATCGAGGGCGAGAACGTCGACATCGCCAACGTGCCGTACTTCGAGTTCCTCGAGGACGAGGTCCCCGAGGACGTGCTCGACCGCGTCCCCGAGGGCGACCCGCTGGTCGTCCTGTGCGCGAAGGGCGGCGCGAGCGAGTTCGTCGCCGGCAAGCTTGCCGAGGACGGCCGCGACGTGGTCCACCTCGAGGAGGGCATGAACGGCTGGGCCCGCATCTACGAGCGCGTCGAGGTGTCGCGCTACGACGGCCCCGGGAAGCTCTACCAGTACCAGCGCCCGTCCAGTGGCTGCCTCGCCTACATGCTCGTCTCCGTCGGGGAGGCCGCGGTCATCGACCCGCTGCGCGAGTTCACCGACCGCTACCTCGCTGACGCCGCAGACCTCGACGCGGACCTCCGCTACGCCATCGACACGCACATCCACGCCGACCACATCAGCGGCGTGCGAAACCTCGCCGACGAGGGCGTCACGGGCGTCATCCCGGCGAACGCGGTCCCGCGCGGCGTCACCTACGCCGACGAGATGGAGACCGCCGGGGACGGCGACGTCCTCGAGGTCGGCGCGGCCGAGATCGAGACGGTCTACACGCCCGGCCACACGAGCGGGATGACCTCCTACCTCGTCGGCGACAGCCTGCTCGCGACCGGCGACGGCCTGTTCACCGAGAGCGTCGCCCGGCCCGACCTCGAGGAGGGCGACGAGGGCGCCCCCGACGCCGCGAAGCAGCTCTACGACACGCTGCAGACCAAGGTCCTCACGCAGGACGACGACGTCCTCATCGGTGGCGCGCACTTCAGCGACGCCGCGACGCCCGCCGACGACGGGACCTACACCGCGCCCATCGGCGAACTCGTCGAGACGATGGACGCCCTGACCATGGACGAGGACGACTTCGTCGACCTCGTCCTCTCGGACATGCCCCCGCGCCCGGCGAACTACGTGGACATCATCGAGACGAACCTCGGGCAGCAAGACGCCAGCGACGAGGAGGCGTTCGAACTCGAACTCGGCCCGAACAACTGCGCGGCCAGCCAGGACGCGCTCACCAGCGACTGA
- a CDS encoding sulfite exporter TauE/SafE family protein has product MEVLGMSVLLLTTFVGFGVLIGILFGFFGMGGSFLVTPALLVMGYETDVAVASGLAFVFGTSVIATLKHRDLGQVDYKLGVLMIAGTTAGIEVGKLGLEWLQHMGYADSVVSVAYVLLLGGIGVFVTWTALKGGDGGISHDVEEDAEVSADDIPDIAKKIQSYRVPPMIRLRGGVSVSLWMILLVAFLTGLLSGFLGVGGGFIRMPALFYLIGVPVPVAVGTDLFEIVFSGGIGSFLYAQSGAVDLSIVVPLLAGSALGARMGAASTSLVDEEEIKVYFGVMLLLGAIAVAIRKAGNVMDVPVADTISLAIILGAALLVSGAVVYSSIKELRAESTTTHPTAD; this is encoded by the coding sequence ATGGAGGTACTCGGCATGAGCGTCCTGTTGCTCACGACGTTCGTGGGCTTCGGGGTGCTCATCGGCATCCTGTTCGGGTTCTTCGGCATGGGCGGGTCGTTCCTCGTCACGCCGGCACTGCTGGTGATGGGGTACGAGACGGACGTGGCGGTCGCGTCCGGCCTCGCGTTCGTCTTCGGGACCTCCGTCATCGCGACGCTGAAACACCGCGACCTCGGGCAGGTCGACTACAAGCTCGGCGTGTTGATGATCGCCGGGACGACCGCCGGTATCGAGGTCGGGAAGCTCGGCCTCGAGTGGCTCCAGCACATGGGGTACGCGGACAGCGTCGTCAGCGTCGCGTACGTCCTCCTGCTCGGTGGCATCGGCGTGTTCGTCACCTGGACCGCCCTGAAAGGCGGTGACGGCGGCATCAGCCACGACGTCGAGGAGGACGCGGAGGTGTCGGCCGACGACATCCCCGACATCGCGAAGAAGATACAGTCCTACCGCGTCCCGCCGATGATCCGTCTCCGTGGGGGCGTCAGCGTCTCCCTGTGGATGATACTGCTGGTCGCGTTCCTGACCGGCCTGCTGTCGGGCTTCCTCGGCGTCGGTGGCGGGTTCATCCGTATGCCCGCGCTGTTCTACCTCATCGGGGTGCCGGTGCCCGTCGCGGTCGGGACCGACCTGTTCGAGATCGTGTTCTCGGGCGGTATCGGGAGCTTCCTCTACGCCCAGTCCGGCGCGGTCGACCTCAGCATCGTCGTCCCCCTGCTCGCCGGGAGCGCGCTCGGGGCCCGCATGGGCGCGGCCTCGACCAGCCTGGTCGACGAGGAGGAGATCAAGGTGTACTTCGGTGTGATGCTCCTGCTGGGCGCCATCGCGGTCGCCATCCGCAAGGCCGGGAACGTCATGGACGTCCCCGTCGCGGACACGATCAGCCTGGCGATCATCCTCGGCGCGGCGCTGCTCGTCAGCGGTGCCGTCGTCTACAGCAGCATCAAGGAGCTGCGCGCCGAGTCGACCACCACCCACCCCACCGCGGACTGA
- a CDS encoding DUF7512 family protein: protein MFGIESLSGNAQAAALIGIVLVEAAILYVGYGLLERVLGPIIRDAIRGA from the coding sequence ATGTTCGGGATTGAATCACTCAGCGGGAACGCACAGGCGGCGGCACTGATCGGGATCGTGCTCGTCGAGGCGGCCATCCTCTACGTGGGGTACGGCCTCCTCGAGCGCGTCCTCGGCCCCATCATCCGTGACGCCATCCGGGGTGCCTGA
- a CDS encoding DUF6691 family protein, with translation MSQAQGRGLPFYGLVALGGLIFGVGLAHSEMARPEVVLRFLQLEDFGLLLVMGGASVTAGLFFWLMSRSGRRAPLTGEEYKRRLKDYDSNVLIGGTVFGVGWGLSGICPGAAYASLGVGNLTILWGIGGMFLGAYVQGVWRSRDDEASSAPTSAD, from the coding sequence ATGAGCCAGGCACAGGGACGGGGCCTGCCGTTCTACGGGCTCGTCGCCCTCGGCGGACTGATCTTCGGCGTGGGCCTCGCCCACAGCGAGATGGCCCGGCCTGAGGTCGTCCTGCGGTTCCTCCAGCTCGAGGACTTCGGCCTCCTGCTCGTCATGGGTGGTGCGAGCGTCACCGCGGGCCTCTTCTTCTGGCTGATGAGCAGGTCCGGCCGGCGCGCGCCCCTCACGGGCGAGGAGTACAAGCGCCGCCTGAAGGACTACGACAGCAACGTCCTCATCGGCGGGACCGTCTTCGGCGTCGGCTGGGGCCTCTCCGGCATCTGTCCGGGGGCGGCCTACGCCAGCCTCGGCGTCGGGAACCTGACCATCCTCTGGGGCATCGGCGGGATGTTCCTCGGCGCGTACGTCCAGGGCGTCTGGCGCTCGCGCGACGACGAGGCCAGCTCGGCGCCCACCTCCGCCGACTGA